The Deltaproteobacteria bacterium genomic sequence ATTATTTTGGCAGCGTTGAAAACCTTGAAGCGGGCAATCCAAGAGCCAGAATAGATAACGATAAAGCTCTTAAAATGGCTAGAACTTACAATGCTTTTATTTGTTCTATCGTGAAAAATTCAACAGACTGGACTCTTGAAAATGGCACTAGAACAATAATTGCAACGCTTGGTATCTCGATTGATGGTGCAATGCGAAATAAAATAGGAACGATTGCTGAAGAGCGGATCAATACCCTTATCCTTGAGTGGCTTATCGATCATGATCTAATTACAGACCCAAAACTTACAAAAGAGGATATTTATGAAAACATTCCGAATTTATGTACGCTTCGAGGTGACGTAGCCATGCGGTTCGGCTCGGAACCGGATATATCTTTTAAGAAGGATAATGATCTACTAGCGGTTGTAGAAATAAAGGGCGGAATTGATCCTGCTGGTGCATTAGAACGTTATGGAGCTGCGACAAAGAGCTTTCAACATGCGGTTGGGGTAAGCGTTCGTTGCAGAAATTATTACCTTGGTGCCGTCTTCACCTCTGAATTGGAGCGGCGTATAAGTCAGGATCGTTTAGTTGAACGGTTTTTTGACATTGTACAGATATTGGATGATTCAACGACTCGAGAAGAGTTCCTTAGAGAACTTTTCCATCATACACTTCGGTTAATCTAGGGCTAATTTTATCTTCGAATATAAGCTTCATTTGTGGTAATTTTAATTTTGGAAAAAATTGAATATGGTAAACTGCACCGTGTATGTTTTTATTAGCATCTTAAAATAG encodes the following:
- a CDS encoding XcyI family restriction endonuclease; the protein is MTNTYTEKLRLVKSLLIVTSLQKRKDLKAINLIQEYGKELHWKPLEHLLIEQQIWKYAVENKDYDPKFVFCHPNILLSHPTTSLYYRGLCGLSIKAAKDYFGSVENLEAGNPRARIDNDKALKMARTYNAFICSIVKNSTDWTLENGTRTIIATLGISIDGAMRNKIGTIAEERINTLILEWLIDHDLITDPKLTKEDIYENIPNLCTLRGDVAMRFGSEPDISFKKDNDLLAVVEIKGGIDPAGALERYGAATKSFQHAVGVSVRCRNYYLGAVFTSELERRISQDRLVERFFDIVQILDDSTTREEFLRELFHHTLRLI